DNA sequence from the Vicia villosa cultivar HV-30 ecotype Madison, WI linkage group LG3, Vvil1.0, whole genome shotgun sequence genome:
CAGCATCTCTAATTGTTTtctcttcatctcttcaatttccaaatttcttGCTGCTACTTGTTGTGCTGCCTCAGTATTTGCCAAGTTTCACACAGTTTCAAGCATTTCGGCGGCTAATATAGGTGGAGTGGATGATCCTTCTCCATCAGCATATCTCATTTTGAAATCTCTACTACGCCGCTTGATATTTTTGGAATACCCTCCAGTACAATACATTCtcccatttttcttctttccaacTGAAACCTTATACCAAGTCTGAAAACCAATACTAGGGTCAACAGGATACCCCGGTGGTGGTTCGGGTATTTCAGGATGCTCTAACAACTTTATGGCAAGTTCTTTATCAAAATTCTCCTATAAAACAATTAAATGTTATCATGATTCAAATAAACTAttacatataaaagaaataaaactatgtacatataaaagaaataaataaaatatttttgatataaaaataacttaCTTGAGTGATTTTTGCGCGCTCGTCAATAAACTCTCCATTTCTCTTGAGATGAGTCTCCATGTGGAGCTCATTAAGAAGTGGAGTTCTGCCTAATTCTTCACggtaaataagtaaaaaaaattaattatacataATGCAACATTTTAATAatagtttaataaaaaattaataaatttatgtgCCATCCTTCGCGCAACTTCAGCCACACTAATACTTCCCGCTGCGTTATTGCAGCCACCAACTTCAGATGCTCTATTTTTTTTGCCTGCTCAGATATTTCCTTAAACTTATCATAATTCCAATGATCAATAAGCTTTGGGAATATATCTTCTCCTATCCAACATGGACGTGTCCCTTTTGCTTCCCATTTAAGTCTAACATTCCTCATGGTATCAGAAAATCGAGCAGCACATTTTGAGTGAAAGTTTTCTTTAATCGTGGCCTCATCTCTAAAATCCCAACAACGTTGCTCCTACATTGttttatgaatttaaaaatattaaataaagtagaatcatgaatatcacaaaaattaaaaaggaaatgtcAAAATGAATAAGTAAATTATACCTGAAATGACTGAAACCATTTTTCCCTATCATCTTCATGTACAACTCCATAAGACGGCCAGAATTGTGAGTATTTctcttttataatatttgttatgATCGATACTGCCTGATGTGAGGGAACAATTCTAAACAACAAAATCTTGAGTTAGTATTGattaaataaaactcatatttaaaatataatataaaaacacaaaaacttaCGATCCTGCATCGGGATAAATGATTAGTCTGCCCTCATGATACTTAATTTTTTGAGtcgtattttttttcaaaatacgcTTCCTCTTCGTTTGCTCCTCAGCACTAGTATCTCCAGGAGCGCTGGTATCTCCAGGAGCACTGTTATCTCCAGGAGCACTGGTATCATCCTCTGAAGGAATGGGTAATGGCATGCTAGATCCACCTGTCTCCATATGAATGGGTAATGGCATGCTACCAGATCCACCTGTCCCCATATGCATGGGTAATGGCATGCTAGATCCACTTGTCTCCATAGGAAAATATGTGGGGTAAGAGTATCCAGGAGGACAAAAAAACCTAATCCAGGGGGCATGGATAGTAATCCAGTGAAAGATCCAGACATGGGCGGTGTAGGATGCATAGACGGTGTAGGATGCATAGGCGGTGTAGGATGCATATGCGGTGTAGGATGCATAGGCGGTGAAGGATGCATAGGCGGTGGAGTAGAGCGTGGCATATGAACGAACATATCTGAGTTAGGAACCTCGTCTACAATGAATCTAGTGCGACGAGGCTTTTGTTGACCCttacctttttcatcttttttgggTGGCATTTTTTCCTgttacacaagataatatttgaaagataattgcacAAGACAATATTATAAAGTTAATATTACATAAGATGATATTTGAAAGTTAATATTgcacaagataatatttgaaatttaatattacacaagataatatttgaaagttaatattgcacaagataatatttaaaagttaatattacacaagatactattacacaagataatatgtgaatTACTCAAGATAATATTACATATTCAATTTATTCATCATCATAATCTTAGTTGTCTTCATCGCATCTGATATTATTGTCTTCAGACTCTCTTAACTCTTCATGCTCTTCTTCCATAGGATTTGTTGACAACAAGATACTTGCGTCAACTTGTTGACCCTCAACTGCAGTATCACACAAACTTACAATCTCCTCGGTTTCAATTACCTCATTAACAGGTGAAATCTCATCATGTTGGTATGCAACATCTTCCATTAACTCATCAGTCTCATTGTGACCCATTGGGTTGGACTTGATTACAACACACCATTCTCGTTTCCGTGGGGTAAttgaaggataaggtacataataaaaTTGCCTAACATTATGTGCCATaatgaaagggtcatactctttgtactttctatctcttcgaatctcAACAGTGTTATactttttatcaatttttgttCCTCTAGAAGATGGATCATACCAATCACAATAAaataagacaactttattttccgagTCCATATAATTATAAACCAACTCGTAAATATGTGTGATAACCCCATAGAAGTCGTCCTCACCACcctctgtaactccttttacgacTACACCAGTGTTTACGGTTTTCTTCCCTACACTCCATTCCTCAGTGTGAAATTTGTAACCGTTTACAAAATATGTGTTCCATTCATTTACACGTTGACTAGGGCCTTCAGAAAAATTTCGCAAATGTATTAAGTCAGGACTTGGTGTAACAATACATGATAATTGCTGCTTAAACCATGTTGGAAAATAGGCATGTGTGTAACCAGTCGATGGTTGTTCGCCTGTGCTTTGATAATAGTAGGTACCAAATGCcctattttgaaaagaaaaaaaggttaGAGAAGGTAAATCTTAGCCAATTAAACATATAcacttaatttaaaatatacttaCTCAGgatatggtttaacttcaacgcagttaaTCAGCACATGAACATGAGCATATTGCATTTCTTTTTGTGAAAGCCAATGCTCACTCTTCTTCCCTGCGGGATGGCCTGGACGACCGAAAACTGATAAGGTAAATTTACTTCTTTCATTGAAGTGAACTTCGTTCCTTATGATTCTTGGAGACAACATCATGTGATTGAAATAATGagagcaaaaatgtgatgtttcgcgATGTATATaatgtgcacaaattgatccctcAACTCGTGCCTTATTTTTaactgatcgctttgaatcacccatgaatcgCTCAAATGGATACATCCATCTATATTGAACAGGTCCACCTAGAAAAGCTTCATAAGCAAGATGCACAGGGAGATGCTCCATAGAATCAAAGAAACCTGGCGGGAATATTTGCTCCAACTTGCAAAGAATGACAGGAATATTTCGGTCCAATTTAATGATGTTGTCTACTCTTAAAGTTGAAGCACAAATGTCTTTAAAAAATTGACTGATCTCAGTTAGTGGATTAAGCACATTCTTGGGCAGTGAACTAAATGCAATTGGAAGTAATCGTTCCATGAAAATATGACAAccgtgacttttcattccatgcaatTTCCTAGTGTTGGCATCAACACATCTTGCTAGGTTAGAAGAATAACCACCAGGCATCCTCAATTCATTTAACCACCGACATACAGCTTTTGCTTCTTGGGGAGTAAGAGTgtaacaagccttgggttttaataattttCCGTTTGGTCGAGGTTTCAACTCCAATT
Encoded proteins:
- the LOC131659858 gene encoding uncharacterized protein LOC131659858, producing MRAALMWTINEFPAYGMLSGWGTHGKMGCPHCMNHTKAFTLDFGGKSSWFDCHRSFLPTNHEFRRNKDAFRKGIKVKDLSPPRLSSTQVWNNVCDLPKFTDYGEARRIKGYGVDHNRTKRSIFWDLPYWKDNWLLHNLDVMHIEKNVFDNVLNTVMDNEKTKENEKARKDMELLCNRKELELKPRPNGKLLKPKACYTLTPQEAKAVCRWLNELRMPGGYSSNLARCVDANTRKLHGMKSHGCHIFMERLLPIAFSSLPKNVLNPLTEISQFFKDICASTLRVDNIIKLDRNIPVILCKLEQIFPPGFFDSMEHLPVHLAYEAFLGGPVQYRWMYPFERFMGDSKRSVKNKARVEGSICAHYIHRETSHFCSHYFNHMMLSPRIIRNEVHFNERSKFTLSVFGRPGHPAGKKSEHWLSQKEMQYAHVHVLINCVEVKPYPEAFGTYYYQSTGEQPSTGYTHAYFPTWFKQQLSCIVTPSPDLIHLRNFSEGPSQRVNEWNTYFVNGYKFHTEEWSVGKKTVNTGVVVKGVTEGGEDDFYGVITHIYELVYNYMDSENKVVLFYCDWYDPSSRGTKIDKKYNTVEIRRDRKYKEYDPFIMAHNVRQFYYVPYPSITPRKREWCVVIKSNPMGHNETDELMEDVAYQHDEISPVNEVIETEEIVSLCDTAVEGQQVDASILLSTNPMEEEHEELRESEDNNIRCDEDN